From Chryseobacterium sp. IHB B 17019, one genomic window encodes:
- the mfd gene encoding transcription-repair coupling factor, whose product MQLKNINEKFLPDLLQKEFGKEIFIQLENNQHIAVKGSAGSSVSIFIAELFLTQKKHILYLVDDKEDALYANTEIEDLLGKDKVLYFPATHLEPYQVEKTQNANLVLRTEAINKITSGKSPKVIVAYAGALSEKVLKKEDFKAISHHIKVGDQLDFDFVDELLNHYNFQQTDFVSEPGEFSVRGGIVDVFSFSNEKPYRITFFGNEVESIKTFDIETQLSIDKVKDFQLVSNMNFAVTGTRVSLLQLLPKESFVISKNGIVGMQKLKSFYEKSLEKFETLSKDIAHRTPQELFISDQEFLFDYKKFKTVDFGSVPIEGLIDLSEIKIEQTAQPSFHKNFELLIEDLEGKQNEGFDTWISFSTEKQKERLESIFEELEHQLPFKSFRSELHEGFVDFDHKLLVYTDHQIFDRYQRYKAKNMFAKSEQLTLKDLMSLKVGDYIAHIDHGIGKFMGLVKVNNDGKIQECFKLTYKNGDLLYVSIHSLHKISKYNGPEGREIVLSKLGSPSWKSLKQKTKAKVKQIAFDLIQLYAQRKTAKGFAYTPDSYLQNELEASFLYEDTPDQEKATIDVKKDMEADTVMDRLVCGDVGFGKTEVAIRAAFKAATDGKQVAVLVPTTILAFQHYRSFKERLKDFPVNVSYVNRFRTAKQKSETLEALKNGKVDIIIGTHQLASASVKFKDLGLLIIDEEHKFGVSVKDKLKTLKSNVDTLTLTATPIPRTLQFSLMAARDLSVIKTPPPNRQPVDTQLIGFNEEIIRDAVSYEIQRDGQVYFINNRIENLKDIAGLIQRLVPDARVIIGHGQMEGKQLEKNVLDFMEGKYDVLVSTTIVESGVDVPNANTVFINDAHKFGMADLHQMRGRVGRSNRKAFCYLITPPYDMMTSDARKRLEAIEQFSDLGSGFQIAMKDLEIRGAGDLLGAEQSGFINEMGFETYQKLMQEALEELKDDQEFENLFENEEERNKLFKTTKDVNIDTDLELMLPDWYISNTEERLLLYQKLAEIENEENLLKFESELIDRFGSLPDEAKNLLKSVSLKWLASDIGFEKIVMKNGVFLGYFPGNPQDKFYQTNKFKHIINYLTRNPSEAQLKEKVSKDGNHLMMRKDKVINVDEVNYLLKSILKED is encoded by the coding sequence ATGCAGTTAAAAAACATCAATGAAAAATTTCTGCCTGATTTGCTTCAGAAAGAATTCGGCAAGGAAATTTTTATTCAATTGGAAAACAATCAACATATTGCTGTAAAAGGAAGTGCAGGATCTTCAGTTTCTATTTTTATAGCTGAACTTTTCCTTACCCAAAAAAAGCATATCCTTTATTTGGTGGATGATAAAGAAGATGCTTTATATGCCAATACGGAAATAGAAGATTTGCTGGGAAAAGACAAGGTTTTGTACTTTCCGGCGACTCATCTTGAGCCGTATCAGGTCGAGAAAACGCAAAATGCCAATCTGGTTCTTAGAACAGAAGCGATCAACAAGATTACTTCAGGCAAATCTCCAAAAGTAATCGTTGCTTATGCAGGAGCTTTGTCAGAAAAAGTTTTAAAGAAAGAAGATTTTAAGGCAATTTCTCACCATATCAAAGTGGGCGACCAGCTTGACTTTGATTTTGTAGACGAATTACTGAATCATTATAATTTCCAGCAAACAGATTTTGTTTCCGAGCCGGGAGAGTTTTCCGTAAGAGGTGGGATTGTTGATGTTTTCTCCTTTTCTAATGAAAAACCATACCGTATCACATTTTTTGGAAATGAAGTTGAGAGCATTAAAACTTTTGATATCGAAACCCAGCTTTCTATTGATAAAGTAAAGGATTTTCAGTTGGTTTCCAATATGAATTTTGCGGTGACGGGAACCCGGGTTTCATTGCTTCAGCTGTTGCCGAAGGAAAGTTTTGTGATTTCTAAAAACGGGATTGTCGGAATGCAGAAGTTGAAATCATTTTACGAAAAATCACTGGAAAAGTTTGAAACGTTAAGCAAAGATATTGCACACAGAACACCACAGGAATTATTTATTTCCGATCAGGAATTTTTATTTGATTATAAAAAATTTAAAACAGTTGATTTCGGAAGTGTCCCGATTGAAGGATTAATAGACTTGTCCGAGATAAAAATCGAACAAACCGCGCAGCCTTCATTTCACAAAAACTTTGAATTATTAATTGAAGATCTCGAAGGCAAACAAAACGAAGGTTTCGATACCTGGATTTCTTTCTCAACAGAAAAACAGAAGGAAAGACTGGAATCCATCTTTGAAGAGCTTGAACATCAGCTTCCTTTTAAAAGTTTCAGATCAGAGCTTCATGAAGGGTTTGTAGATTTTGATCATAAATTGTTAGTTTATACGGATCACCAGATTTTCGACCGTTATCAAAGATATAAAGCAAAAAATATGTTTGCAAAATCTGAGCAGCTTACCCTGAAAGATCTGATGTCCCTGAAAGTGGGAGATTATATTGCTCACATTGACCACGGAATCGGGAAATTCATGGGATTGGTAAAGGTGAATAATGATGGCAAAATTCAGGAATGTTTTAAGCTGACGTATAAAAACGGTGACCTTTTATATGTAAGTATTCATTCCCTTCACAAAATCTCTAAATATAATGGCCCGGAAGGCAGGGAAATTGTTCTGAGCAAGCTGGGATCACCTTCCTGGAAATCTTTAAAACAAAAAACAAAGGCGAAAGTAAAACAAATTGCTTTTGACTTAATACAATTATACGCTCAAAGAAAGACAGCGAAAGGGTTTGCTTATACTCCGGATTCTTATTTACAAAATGAATTGGAAGCAAGTTTCCTTTATGAAGATACACCGGATCAGGAAAAAGCAACCATCGATGTAAAAAAAGACATGGAAGCAGATACGGTAATGGATCGTCTGGTTTGCGGTGACGTAGGATTCGGTAAAACGGAAGTTGCGATTCGGGCGGCTTTCAAGGCGGCAACTGATGGAAAGCAGGTTGCGGTATTGGTTCCTACAACGATTCTGGCGTTCCAGCATTACAGAAGCTTTAAAGAAAGATTAAAAGATTTTCCGGTAAATGTTTCTTATGTCAACCGCTTCAGAACGGCAAAGCAAAAATCTGAAACGCTGGAAGCCCTTAAAAACGGAAAAGTAGACATTATAATAGGAACGCATCAATTGGCAAGCGCTTCCGTTAAGTTTAAAGACCTGGGGTTATTAATTATTGATGAAGAGCATAAATTCGGGGTTTCTGTAAAGGATAAATTAAAAACCCTAAAAAGCAATGTCGATACTTTGACCTTAACGGCTACACCAATTCCAAGAACTTTGCAGTTTTCCCTTATGGCTGCGAGAGATTTATCGGTAATAAAAACGCCGCCGCCAAACAGACAGCCTGTTGATACGCAATTAATTGGTTTTAATGAAGAAATAATCCGTGATGCGGTTTCTTATGAAATTCAGCGTGACGGTCAGGTTTACTTTATTAATAACAGGATTGAAAACCTTAAAGATATTGCAGGATTAATCCAGAGGTTGGTTCCGGATGCCAGAGTGATCATAGGTCATGGGCAGATGGAAGGAAAGCAGCTTGAGAAAAACGTCCTTGATTTTATGGAAGGAAAATATGATGTTTTGGTTTCTACAACAATCGTTGAAAGTGGAGTAGATGTCCCGAATGCCAATACAGTTTTCATTAACGATGCGCACAAATTCGGGATGGCGGATCTTCACCAGATGAGAGGAAGAGTGGGGCGAAGCAACAGAAAGGCTTTCTGTTATCTGATTACGCCGCCTTATGATATGATGACTTCCGATGCAAGAAAACGTCTGGAAGCGATTGAGCAGTTTTCAGATTTGGGAAGTGGTTTCCAGATTGCGATGAAAGACCTGGAAATCCGTGGTGCGGGAGATTTGCTGGGTGCGGAACAGAGCGGATTTATTAATGAGATGGGGTTTGAAACTTATCAAAAACTGATGCAGGAAGCTTTAGAAGAATTGAAAGATGACCAGGAATTTGAAAATCTTTTTGAAAATGAAGAGGAAAGGAATAAATTATTTAAAACTACTAAAGATGTCAATATAGATACGGATCTGGAGCTGATGCTTCCGGATTGGTACATCTCAAATACGGAAGAAAGATTATTGCTTTATCAAAAACTTGCTGAGATTGAAAACGAAGAAAATTTGTTAAAATTTGAATCTGAGTTAATAGACCGGTTCGGAAGTTTACCAGATGAAGCAAAAAATTTATTAAAAAGTGTAAGCTTAAAATGGCTGGCTTCTGATATCGGCTTCGAAAAAATTGTAATGAAAAACGGGGTGTTTTTAGGATACTTTCCGGGCAATCCACAAGACAAGTTTTACCAGACAAACAAGTTTAAACACATTATCAACTACTTGACACGGAATCCATCTGAAGCCCAACTGAAGGAGAAAGTAAGCAAGGATGGAAATCACCTTATGATGAGAAAAGACAAGGTAATAAATGTCGATGAGGTGAATTATCTGCTAAAATCGATCTTAAAAGAAGATTAA